One segment of Candidatus Kapaibacterium sp. DNA contains the following:
- a CDS encoding IPTL-CTERM sorting domain-containing protein: MKKLIIYIAILLFANVVMRADWGLFEAMISTQPVYNITNNSAISGGSINLTVDDNDVIEKGVVWSTSSMPTILDYDGITEQGAGPTSGNSTIFATNLTSLQLGTKYYVRAYLITTDESEAEVVFYGQQRIFTTIPTLGEWGLIALGLLFASFGGWFLMRKMV, from the coding sequence ATGAAAAAATTAATTATATATATCGCAATATTATTATTCGCAAATGTAGTTATGAGAGCAGATTGGGGATTATTCGAAGCAATGATTTCAACCCAACCGGTTTATAATATCACTAATAATTCGGCAATAAGTGGTGGTTCAATCAATCTAACAGTTGATGACAACGATGTCATCGAAAAAGGAGTCGTCTGGTCAACATCATCAATGCCAACAATATTAGATTATGACGGAATTACCGAACAAGGCGCCGGACCAACATCAGGCAATTCTACAATTTTCGCTACAAATCTGACGAGTTTACAATTAGGTACAAAATATTATGTTCGTGCATATTTAATCACAACCGATGAATCCGAAGCCGAAGTCGTCTTTTACGGTCAGCAACGCATCTTCACCACAATCCCCACTCTCGGTGAATGGGGCTTAATCGCTCTCGGACTCCTTTTCGCAAGCTTCGGTGGCTGGTTCTTAATGCGGAAAATGGTCTAA
- a CDS encoding tetrathionate reductase family octaheme c-type cytochrome, which produces MKKFNSSVFAIIIILIFISYLGIRTEPESVDHSAMISGPFTTPQDITKACIGCHVDEAADVLQSRHWLWLGEEYEADGKVMVRTGKRNGFNNTFININSNEESCTSCHPSFGWKDATFDFTNPENIDCLVCHDNSGIYNKLIRNGSAPFSGDDLLKAAQSVGKSKVSNCGTCHFERGGGKDLNHGGLEIALLDDKKKLDVHMSEQGFDCVSCHKSENHKIKGAGHGSIAAGTNHISCTDCHDNNKKEIHRNKLLGRHLDAIACESCHIPSIAKENYTLTGWNWKTAGLKEDTNLDDAHLSYSKMRGDLNWEKNVKPVYRWFNGKADYYEIGDKFESQPIQMNVLNGSISDSKAKIYPFKIIRGKQIYDVVNNYLIVPKLFGEDGFENGYDWNKAAENGMKSVNLAYSGKFDFVETVMLQPIHHMVAPKSQAIKCTSCHSKNGIMDWNELGYSEDPMKKGGRVKNKLIKD; this is translated from the coding sequence ATGAAAAAGTTCAATTCTTCGGTTTTTGCGATTATTATTATTTTGATTTTCATTTCATATTTGGGAATCAGAACAGAGCCTGAAAGTGTTGACCATTCTGCGATGATTTCGGGTCCATTTACAACGCCACAGGATATTACAAAAGCATGCATAGGATGCCATGTCGACGAAGCTGCCGACGTGCTTCAATCACGTCATTGGTTATGGTTGGGCGAAGAGTATGAAGCAGATGGCAAGGTCATGGTTAGAACCGGTAAGAGAAACGGTTTCAATAATACATTCATAAACATCAATTCAAACGAAGAGTCATGTACAAGTTGCCATCCAAGCTTCGGATGGAAGGATGCGACCTTCGATTTCACAAATCCCGAAAACATTGATTGTCTTGTTTGCCATGATAATTCAGGTATTTACAACAAGTTAATTCGAAATGGAAGCGCCCCCTTTTCCGGCGATGATTTGCTTAAAGCAGCCCAATCAGTCGGCAAATCTAAAGTTAGCAATTGTGGGACTTGCCATTTCGAACGTGGCGGTGGTAAAGATTTGAATCATGGTGGCTTAGAGATTGCGCTGCTCGATGACAAGAAGAAACTTGACGTTCATATGAGCGAGCAAGGATTTGATTGCGTGAGTTGTCATAAATCCGAAAACCATAAAATCAAGGGTGCAGGGCACGGCTCGATTGCTGCGGGAACAAACCATATATCTTGCACAGATTGTCACGACAATAATAAGAAAGAAATTCACAGAAATAAGCTACTTGGAAGACATTTAGATGCCATAGCTTGTGAAAGTTGCCATATTCCAAGCATTGCAAAAGAAAACTATACTTTGACGGGTTGGAATTGGAAAACAGCCGGATTGAAAGAAGATACAAATTTAGATGACGCACATTTGTCATATTCGAAGATGCGAGGCGATTTAAATTGGGAAAAGAACGTGAAGCCCGTTTACAGGTGGTTTAATGGTAAAGCCGATTATTATGAGATTGGAGATAAATTCGAATCGCAACCAATTCAAATGAATGTGTTAAATGGCTCTATAAGTGACTCAAAAGCAAAGATTTATCCCTTTAAAATTATACGCGGCAAACAGATTTATGATGTTGTGAATAATTATTTGATTGTACCAAAACTATTTGGCGAAGATGGTTTTGAAAATGGCTACGATTGGAACAAAGCTGCTGAAAATGGTATGAAAAGCGTCAATCTTGCCTATTCAGGGAAATTTGATTTTGTGGAAACAGTAATGCTCCAGCCAATACATCATATGGTAGCCCCAAAATCACAGGCAATTAAATGCACAAGTTGCCATAGCAAAAATGGAATAATGGATTGGAATGAGTTAGGATACAGCGAGGACCCGATGAAAAAGGGCGGAAGAGTAAAAAATAAGCTAATTAAAGATTAA
- a CDS encoding IPTL-CTERM sorting domain-containing protein translates to MKKLIIYIAILLFANVAMKADWGLFEAMISTQPVYNITNNSAISGGSINLTVDDNDVTEKGIVWSTSAMPTTDVNVGITEQGAGPTSGNSTIFASNLTGLQLGTKYYVRAYMVNIDGTFYGQQRIFTTIPTLGEWGLIALGLLFASFGGWFVMRKMV, encoded by the coding sequence ATGAAAAAATTAATTATATATATTGCAATATTATTATTCGCAAATGTGGCTATGAAAGCAGATTGGGGATTGTTTGAAGCAATGATTTCGACACAACCGGTTTATAATATCACAAATAATTCCGCAATTAGCGGTGGCTCCATCAATTTAACAGTTGATGACAACGATGTAACTGAAAAGGGTATTGTCTGGTCAACATCAGCAATGCCAACAACCGACGTTAATGTCGGAATAACTGAACAAGGCGCCGGACCAACATCAGGCAATTCTACAATTTTCGCATCAAATCTGACTGGCTTGCAATTGGGTACAAAATATTATGTCCGTGCTTACATGGTTAATATTGACGGCACTTTCTACGGTCAGCAGCGCATCTTCACCACAATCCCCACTCTCGGTGAATGGGGCTTAATCGCACTCGGACTTCTTTTTGCAAGTTTCGGCGGCTGGTTCGTTATGCGCAAAATGGTGTAA
- a CDS encoding DUF1801 domain-containing protein, which yields MTIKADTFDEYLSQVPEERKEAIARLRQVLKDNLPVGFEEGIGNNMPGFDVPHTLYPAGYHCDPKQPLPFVGFASQKNFIAFYHMGVYAIPEIYEWFISEYPKHSKNKLDMGKSCIRFKKPEQIPFDLIAQLAQKITPQQWIEIYEANYKPKK from the coding sequence ATGACGATAAAAGCTGATACATTTGATGAATACCTCTCGCAAGTTCCTGAAGAGAGAAAAGAAGCGATTGCTCGATTGAGACAGGTGTTGAAGGATAATTTGCCTGTAGGATTTGAAGAAGGTATTGGTAATAATATGCCGGGTTTTGATGTACCGCACACGCTCTACCCGGCAGGCTATCATTGCGACCCTAAACAACCATTACCTTTTGTGGGTTTTGCCTCGCAGAAAAATTTTATCGCTTTTTATCATATGGGCGTCTATGCAATTCCCGAAATCTACGAATGGTTCATAAGTGAATATCCCAAGCATTCTAAGAATAAGTTAGACATGGGCAAAAGCTGCATCCGATTCAAAAAACCGGAGCAAATTCCCTTTGACCTGATAGCTCAACTCGCTCAAAAAATCACTCCCCAACAATGGATTGAAATTTACGAAGCAAATTATAAGCCTAAGAAATAA
- the hslU gene encoding ATP-dependent protease ATPase subunit HslU, with the protein MNEIIQETENQSTQQFVIKEDTQLTPRQIVSELDKYIIGQNAAKKAVAIALRNRWRRQSVTDDIREEIMPNNIIMIGPTGVGKTEIARRLAKLSNAPFVKVEATKFTEVGYVGRDVESMIRDLAERSVAIVREEHTTGKKHDAQIAAENRILDILIPPVKRSPSFDTASENEVEENARTREKFRSMLRKGVLDERMIELDVLVDQTPNLQVLGPMGMDEMGMNLQDMFGSIMPKKNKKRKMRVGDARTFLEKEEAEKLIDMEAVIKEAIRRTENSGIVFIDEIDKIASKSTAGSSGPDVSREGVQRDLLPIVEGCSVNTKYGPVHTDHILFIASGAFHVSKPSDLVPELQGRFPIRVELQSLTEEDFIKILTQPENALIKQYKALIATEDVILDFDETAIKEIASIAATVNEEVTNIGARRLHTIMTSLLEDIMFNAPDNIEVGTIYIDSAKVRTTLDKIVTNIDISKYIL; encoded by the coding sequence ATGAACGAAATAATTCAAGAAACTGAAAATCAATCAACGCAACAATTTGTAATTAAAGAAGATACGCAATTGACTCCTCGTCAGATTGTGTCGGAGTTGGATAAATATATAATCGGTCAAAATGCGGCTAAAAAGGCAGTGGCAATCGCTTTGCGTAACAGATGGAGACGCCAAAGCGTCACTGATGATATTCGCGAGGAAATCATGCCTAACAATATCATCATGATTGGTCCCACCGGTGTTGGTAAGACTGAGATTGCTCGCAGATTGGCAAAATTATCGAATGCTCCATTTGTCAAAGTAGAAGCAACCAAATTTACCGAAGTCGGTTACGTTGGACGAGATGTTGAATCTATGATTCGTGATTTGGCTGAACGTTCGGTAGCAATTGTCCGCGAAGAACACACTACCGGCAAAAAGCATGATGCTCAAATTGCAGCCGAAAATCGTATCTTGGATATCCTGATTCCGCCTGTCAAAAGGTCGCCTTCATTCGACACAGCCTCAGAAAATGAAGTTGAGGAAAATGCTCGCACTCGTGAAAAATTCAGAAGTATGCTCCGAAAAGGAGTTTTGGACGAAAGAATGATTGAACTCGATGTGCTCGTTGACCAAACTCCAAATCTGCAAGTGCTCGGTCCGATGGGAATGGATGAAATGGGAATGAACTTGCAAGACATGTTTGGCTCAATCATGCCCAAAAAGAATAAAAAACGCAAAATGAGAGTAGGTGACGCACGCACATTTTTGGAAAAAGAAGAAGCCGAGAAACTAATTGACATGGAAGCCGTTATCAAAGAAGCGATTCGCAGAACCGAAAATTCGGGTATCGTGTTTATAGATGAAATTGACAAAATTGCCTCTAAATCTACTGCCGGAAGTAGTGGTCCCGACGTTTCTCGCGAAGGTGTCCAACGTGATTTATTGCCTATTGTTGAAGGTTGCTCGGTCAACACAAAATATGGTCCTGTACATACAGACCACATACTCTTTATAGCATCGGGAGCTTTCCATGTTTCAAAGCCTTCGGATTTGGTACCTGAACTTCAGGGACGATTCCCAATTAGAGTGGAATTGCAAAGCTTGACCGAAGAAGATTTTATCAAAATTTTGACTCAACCAGAAAATGCTTTAATCAAGCAATACAAAGCTCTGATTGCAACCGAAGATGTTATTCTGGATTTTGACGAAACTGCAATTAAGGAAATAGCCTCTATCGCTGCAACTGTTAATGAAGAAGTCACAAATATCGGGGCTCGTCGTTTGCATACAATTATGACAAGTTTGCTCGAAGACATCATGTTCAATGCACCGGATAATATCGAAGTCGGAACAATCTATATAGATTCGGCAAAAGTTCGAACCACGCTCGACAAAATTGTTACAAATATTGACATTTCAAAATATATTTTGTAG
- the hslV gene encoding ATP-dependent protease subunit HslV: MESINNFHATTVLGVIRDGKAAMGSDGQVTLGNTVVKHSARKIRKLYNGTILAGFAGATADAFTLLERFEEKLESHRGNLQRASIDLAKDWRSDRFLRRLEAMMAVMNNTEAFLLSGNGDVIEPDDKIISIGSGGPYALSAARAMLDNTSMSAADMVKKSLTIAGEICIYTNLSIHVEEL, from the coding sequence ATGGAATCAATAAATAATTTTCATGCAACAACCGTGCTTGGAGTAATCCGTGACGGTAAAGCTGCAATGGGCTCAGACGGACAGGTAACATTAGGCAATACTGTTGTCAAACATTCTGCCCGCAAAATTCGCAAATTATACAATGGCACTATACTCGCAGGATTTGCCGGAGCGACTGCCGATGCTTTTACTTTGTTGGAAAGATTTGAAGAAAAATTGGAATCTCATCGCGGTAATTTGCAACGCGCTTCGATTGATTTGGCTAAGGATTGGCGTTCCGACAGATTTTTAAGGCGTTTGGAAGCAATGATGGCAGTAATGAACAATACCGAAGCATTTTTATTAAGTGGAAATGGCGACGTAATCGAACCGGACGACAAGATAATTTCCATAGGTTCAGGCGGACCTTACGCTTTGAGTGCAGCTCGAGCAATGCTCGATAACACTTCGATGTCTGCTGCCGATATGGTAAAAAAATCGCTGACTATTGCCGGCGAAATTTGCATTTATACTAATCTCTCCATTCATGTGGAAGAGCTTTAA
- a CDS encoding type IX secretion system membrane protein PorP/SprF produces the protein MMLKRLIIILFVILAATPAFSQGGLNYSIFGVGDINTTGNASYDGVGGTSIAFPSENSINFRNPAMWSYVTTTRINVGYKFNQTLAFSDLQDSYQNSGALNGISGLFMIDTAMGIAASFGIHPYSNINYMIASPINETVNDIYMDGRTIYQGKGGISMLYFGGSTKITQYVSVGASVFSTFGKVSSLRKTEYFGDPYAFTYISSRNEFFSGFGFKAGLSVKPMSNLTLGFYFENQPNLDVETDIVFESSLLPDTSISRVNAVMMPDAFGFGIAYETGKFIIGADLSMQDFSNFNYNNLDNSTYKSGMVLSAGINRLGNKNLSAPVADRMSYKLGGYFKQHYFSVYGNEITEMAASIGFQVPWSGTFISDIALTIGSRGTKTDGLILEYFGKLSVDVSIGETWFKPFKRDY, from the coding sequence ATGATGCTTAAAAGATTAATAATTATATTGTTTGTGATATTAGCCGCAACTCCCGCATTCAGTCAGGGTGGTTTGAATTATTCCATTTTCGGTGTCGGAGACATCAACACCACCGGCAATGCTTCCTATGATGGTGTCGGCGGCACATCTATTGCTTTTCCTTCCGAAAATTCTATTAATTTTCGCAATCCTGCAATGTGGTCATATGTCACTACGACGAGAATCAACGTGGGATACAAGTTCAACCAAACATTAGCATTTTCGGATTTGCAGGATTCATACCAAAATTCCGGTGCATTAAACGGTATCAGCGGATTGTTTATGATTGATACAGCAATGGGGATTGCCGCAAGTTTTGGAATTCATCCATATAGCAATATCAATTATATGATTGCCTCGCCTATTAATGAAACTGTCAATGACATTTATATGGACGGTAGAACGATATACCAAGGCAAAGGTGGAATTTCGATGCTTTATTTCGGTGGCTCAACCAAAATAACGCAATATGTCTCAGTCGGGGCATCAGTATTTTCGACATTCGGGAAAGTGTCCTCATTGCGAAAAACTGAATATTTCGGCGACCCATACGCTTTTACATACATATCATCACGTAATGAATTTTTCAGCGGATTTGGATTTAAAGCCGGATTATCGGTTAAACCAATGTCCAATCTCACATTAGGTTTTTATTTTGAAAATCAACCAAATCTTGATGTAGAAACTGATATTGTATTCGAATCATCGCTATTGCCCGATACATCAATTTCGCGCGTGAATGCAGTTATGATGCCTGATGCTTTCGGATTCGGAATAGCTTATGAAACGGGGAAGTTTATAATTGGCGCCGATTTATCAATGCAAGATTTCTCGAATTTCAACTATAATAATTTGGATAATTCGACCTACAAATCCGGTATGGTACTTTCTGCCGGAATTAACAGGTTAGGGAACAAAAATTTGAGTGCACCTGTGGCAGACAGAATGTCCTACAAATTAGGCGGATATTTCAAACAACATTACTTCTCAGTTTATGGCAACGAAATCACCGAAATGGCTGCTTCCATTGGATTTCAAGTACCTTGGTCGGGAACCTTCATCAGCGATATTGCCCTGACAATCGGCTCACGCGGTACTAAAACCGACGGCTTAATTCTCGAATATTTCGGAAAGCTTTCTGTGGATGTAAGTATTGGCGAAACTTGGTTCAAACCTTTCAAACGCGATTATTAA